The DNA segment aggcacagacacacTGCATGACGCAGATCACAGGCACAAAGGTGCAtgcgtgcacacatacacactcccactCCATATGCCAATACACTTATCCCCCTACTCCCACATCACACAGACGGTTCCACACACTCCTCACACGCTCTGGCCACACAGTAAACACACACAGACCACAGAGCTCATGTCTGGGCTGCCCTGGTGCCCTCCTCTGGGCTCGTGCCCCCAGCCTCAGCATTTACCCCCCATTGAGGGCAGGGACCCACCCAGCTCCGTTTTCCTCCATTTCAGCTCAGGGCCCTGCACCAAGTCTCTCCCAGTTGTTGCTTGGACCCGGACTCCTCCCACAGTCACCACTGTCACAGTCCCACCTCCTTCAAGGTCTCAAACACCCCTCCCCTGTTTCTGGCAGGAGCCGTCCTCACTCCCTCTATTGCCTCTCCAGACCCAGACTTCACCCTCAGGTCACCCTCACCTGGACTTTGGGGTGCCCCACACCCCGCCCCAGGCCCTGGCCTCTGGAATATTTGGAAACTTGAACTGGGCCAGAGGCTTAAGCTCACATCTGTCTGGAGCCTCaactttctcctctgtaaaatgggctaacACTGAAAGAACCTTGCAGAATCTCAGCAACGTCACAGAGGACATTGTTAGCACAGCCAGCGGGCTCCTGCTGGGCTGAGTTTGTGGGTAATCCAAGCCTCGGCAGGTACAGTTCCTCCCTCAGGTGAGTGTTCCACCCCCAAGTGAGCATCCTGCTGCCCTTCCTGCAAATCAGGCCCCTGGGACACTTAGTGCTGAGCCTTGGGGGTGGGGTATTTGATCGGGGTTCCTGACAAGTGGCTGGGTTGTCTGTTCCCTCTCTTCAGAGGGAGCCTCCATGGGTGGCCTGGGCTCACATCGGCTCCTCCAGTCCAGCAGAGCACCCCCCCCTGGCTGCCCAGCTTGTTGAGAGAACTTGCTGAGCAGGACAGTGAGCCCTTCCTGGTGGGGAACCGGAATCAGGAGAAGACAGAGGGGAGGTGGCAGGCCCCAGGATGGAGGGAGGGCAGCTGAGCTGCCTGCCCTCATCCTCCCTGCCCTTCAGGTATTAGGGCCCTTCCCATGGCCCAGTAGGAACCCAGCGGCTCACCTGAGCCCGGACTAAGGATGGGGCATTTTACCCCATATGCAGAGATGAGAAACAGAGGCCCAAGGAGGGAAGGGACTGAACACAGGGTGGAACAGCCCTGGGCTGCGCCTGTGTTTCCATCCGCCTTCCTCCTGCCTGTGCTCGAGTCACGTGCTGGTGTGCAGGGAACAGGAAGACAGCCGCTGCCCTCACAGGCTCAGGGTCTAGCAGAGTCCACAGTGACCACAGGCGAATAAACAAAGGCAGTGAGACAGAGGTGGGCAAGGAGAGGTGCTGGGATGGGGAGCAAGGGGGTACCCATGCTCATGGGTATGAACACATGGACCCATATACCCATATGTATGTCCCAGAGTTtcttccagaacttttttttttttcccaagacagagtcttgttctgtagcccaagctggagtgcagtggcacgatctcggctcattgcaacctccacctcctgggttcaagcgattctcctgcctaagcctcccgagtagctgggattacagacgccctccaccatgcccggctaatttttgtatttttagtagagacagggtttcaccatgttggccaggctggtgtcgaactcccgacctcaggtgatccgcccgcctcggcctcccacagtgctgagattacaggggtgagccactgcacctgaccccttCTAGAACTTCTCTATCAGTTCACTCTCACATCTACACTGAACACCTTTGCCCAAGGCTGGGGGCAGAGTGGTTAAAAGCCAAATCTAGACTccttcttgctgtgtgacctcggcCAGGTCACTGTCCCCCACTGTGCCTCCCCATCATGTCCTCCTCTAAAAAATGGATGCATAGCCCTCAGGGCTGTTGTTGAAGGGTCCCTGAGATGACTGTGGAGCTCTTGGTGTGGGGACCCAAGCTCAACCCTGCCCCAAGTACTGTCCCCCAGCCCAACTGCAGTACTTGGCCCCCCTCAACTTCTAGCCTCCAGTCTCTGCCTGAACCCCAGCACCTGGCAGTTCAGCTCAGTTCATTTACGTAGCCCAGCCTGGGTTCCTGTGAGATGAAGGCCGGTCACAATGACAAGACTGCTGGGGACGATTGGGTCCCTGGCCAGGTACTCAGGTC comes from the Homo sapiens chromosome 9, GRCh38.p14 Primary Assembly genome and includes:
- the LOC124900275 gene encoding extensin-like — translated: MPIHLSPYSHITQTVPHTPHTLWPHSKHTQTTELMSGLPWCPPLGSCPQPQHLPPIEGRDPPSSVFLHFSSGPCTKSLPVVAWTRTPPTVTTVTVPPPSRSQTPLPCFWQEPSSLPLLPLQTQTSPSGHPHLDFGVPHTPPQALASGIFGNLNWARGLSSHLSGASTFSSVKWANTERTLQNLSNVTEDIVSTASGLLLG